The following are encoded together in the Lactuca sativa cultivar Salinas chromosome 1, Lsat_Salinas_v11, whole genome shotgun sequence genome:
- the LOC111906508 gene encoding tetrahydroberberine oxidase yields the protein MMASLLNSSVFLVILTLCFSVSRATLSSILEVTPGSEDFISCIESNSNNFTSDSQLIFTPVNASFLPIWQVAVQNTRFLKPSTRKPSVIVTPMNETLIQTALYCAKKHGYEIRIRSGGHDFEALSYTADVPFVMIDFTNMRSIDVDVANSTVWVQAGATLGELYYAILKKTDTLYFPGGICPTVGVGGYIGGGGYGNLLRKYGLAADNALDVRFMDVNGKILNRKMMGENLFWAIRGGGASSFGIVLAWKLRLVPVPEKVTVFLLNKTLEEGVTKIFYKYQYVAPTFDRNLHIRTQVFSEYIGNSAKKTIRILFEGIYQGPSDALLLYLDEHFPELGVTKEICEEMTSVRSTLVFWGLPSSTPIEILTNRSAITKLKFKGKSDYVRTPIPIKGLRKIWSQVMENDGSGLLMINPFGGRMNDYSETAIPYPHRVGVLLQVFKSVYFDGQTSDTTPTSLSRLAWLQSLEELLTPYVSKHPREAYFNYNDLEFGVGNANYEEASVWGERYWKRDNFKKLIRIKAKVDPHNFFRHPQSIPVFSSPLSSFN from the coding sequence ATGATGGCGTCTCTTCTAAATTCATCTGTCTTTCTCGTCATTCTAACTCTCTGCTTCTCTGTTTCCCGGGCTACCTTATCTTCCATTCTTGAAGTTACACCAGGTTCTGAAGATTTCATCAGCTGCATAGAATCCAACTCCAACAATTTCACTTCTGACTCTCAACTCATTTTCACCCCTGTCAATGCTTCTTTCCTACCCATTTGGCAAGTTGCAGTCCAAAACACTAGGTTCCTTAAACCTTCCACTCGAAAACCATCGGTCATTGTGACACCTATGAATGAAACACTCATCCAAACAGCTCTCTATTGTGCCAAGAAACATGGCTACGAGATCAGGATCAGGAGTGGTGGTCATGACTTTGAGGCCCTCTCGTACACAGCTGATGTGCCGTTTGTTATGATTGATTTCACCAACATGAGGTCTATAGATGTGGATGTAGCAAACAGCACCGTGTGGGTCCAGGCAGGCGCTACGCTTGGTGAACTCTATTATGCTATTTTGAAGAAAACCGACACCTTGTATTTCCCTGGAGGTATTTGTCCCACGGTGGGTGTTGGCGGGTACATAGGCGGTGGTGGCTATGGAAACCTATTGAGGAAATACGGTCTTGCTGCTGATAATGCTTTGGATGTTCGCTTCATGGATGTAAATGGAAAAATTCTCAACAGGAAGATGATGGGTGAAAATTTGTTTTGGGCGATTCGAGGAGGTGGTGCTTCCAGTTTTGGAATTGTTCTTGCATGGAAACTGAGGTTGGTTCCGGTTCCAGAAAAAGTAACCGTCTTTCTTCTGAACAAAACTTTGGAAGAAGGTGTAACCAAAATTTTCTATAAATATCAATACGTTGCTCCAACTTTTGATAGAAATTTGCACATAAGAACTCAGGTGTTTAGCGAATATATCGGCAACAGTGCCAAGAAAACCATCCGAATTTTGTTTGAAGGAATCTATCAGGGCCCAAGTGATGCATTGCTTCTATATTTGGACGAACATTTTCCTGAGCTCGGTGTCACAAAAGAGATCTGTGAAGAAATGACTAGCGTCCGGTCGACACTTGTGTTTTGGGGCTTGCCAAGCTCCACCCCGATCGAGATTCTCACGAACCGATCTGCCATAACCAAGCTGAAATTCAAAGGTAAATCAGACTATGTCCGAACACCAATCCCCATAAAAGGGCTTAGAAAGATCTGGAgtcaagttatggaaaacgaCGGATCAGGGCTTTTGATGATAAATCCTTTTGGCGGACGGATGAATGATTACTCAGAGACAGCAATTCCATATCCTCATAGAGTTGGGGTGCTGTTACAGGTCTTCAAGTCTGTATATTTTGATGGTCAAACGTCAGACACAACCCCTACATCGCTCTCAAGGTTAGCTTGGCTGCAAAGCTTGGAAGAGTTATTGACCCCTTATGTGTCAAAACACCCGAGAGAGGCCTATTTCAACTACAATGATCTTGAGTTCGGTGTTGGAAATGCTAATTATGAGGAAGCAAGTGTTTGGGGTGAGAGGTACTGGAAGAGGGACAATTTCAAGAAGTTAATTCGAATCAAGGCCAAAGTTGATCCACATAATTTCTTTAGGCACCCACAAAGTATCCCAGTTTTCTCATCACCTCTCTCAAGTTTCAACTAA